The genomic DNA AGGCAGCAACCAAGTAAGCGTAGCTTTGGTTCATTTGACTATTAATCGAATCTTTTCCAGAGCtaaagtcttcttcttcggaatCTCTTGTGTGATGTGCTTTTTAGTATAATGAAcgaaatcaaagagaaaCCATTAAGTAAATATAGTGCAGGCCCAATCTCACATCTTGTAAGTATCCCTCTGAAAAACATTGCTATCTGACGATGTGTGAACTGATTTATGACTCGATGCGATTGGACAGGACCTTCCCTTAGGTCCCAATGAAGGTGCGGGAATGACGAGTTTCGGATGGCTCGGGACATGGGTATTTGGGTCGAAATTTACTACTTTGATTAGAGGGAAGACATCGGGGACGGAAAGGGTTTTTGTGGGCAGGTTTAggggtgagaagaagagtgagatTGTTTTTGATTGAAGTGAGAAATAGGATATAACGAAAAGGTTTTGAGTTGTCTTGCATGAGTGTATGTTGACCTTTGTCAGATATGACAGAATGTGATTTTGATTTAGTGATGATAGGCTGTAAAGATTTTCAGATCGTTCGAAAAAAGAGATTGGTGTCCATTAAGCAGAACAAGTGCTGTAGTTGGACTAGTCAATTAGTCGTACTCACGTTAGTGCacaggaaaagaagatactCTTGACTCTCTCGACCGATAACATCTAGTTCGACCTAATGCAAACCCAAAATATCCATACACTTTGACACATCTATGGACTAGCCACCTTCGCTCCTTCACTTCTCACTTCGTTCAAAGCTTCCAACACACCCattttcttctgcttcctcaaCCTTATATGCGGCTCAGATATTATCTGAGGTATGGGATCGTCAGGGTATTTCCTCGTATCTCGTCCGTCTATCGATTGTAACCTGAATGATTTCGTTTTGGATGTGCGTGGACCGTGAATGATAGTTACTTTGTCGTCTAC from Kwoniella mangroviensis CBS 8507 chromosome 1 map unlocalized Ctg02, whole genome shotgun sequence includes the following:
- a CDS encoding mitochondrial 37S ribosomal protein uS17m → MPYHPNHIFKGVVTKAGVMRKTVTVTVERIFEHPKILKEIKRHKKYLVHDEGEVAKVDDKVTIIHGPRTSKTKSFRLQSIDGRDTRKYPDDPIPQIISEPHIRLRKQKKMGVLEALNEVRSEGAKVASP